The Methanofollis sp. UBA420 genome contains a region encoding:
- a CDS encoding radical SAM protein, translating into MGRRASSYLGLLKTGELARRAVEAWERLSSCTLCPRQCRVDRLHGEVGFCRSGSLPKLASFGPHFGEEPELVGRHGSGTIFFSNCTMRCQYCQNYEISQCGAGREITCDDLARIMLALQDDGCHNINLVSPTHFVPQIIAALLTAAGEGLSLPLVYNTGGYDCAATIRLLDGIVDIYMPDAKYGDDETARRLSHAPHYTRYMQEAVLEMHEQVGDLVVDEEGIAVRGLIIRHLVLPDGLAGSREVFRFIAQEVSKESYVNVMAQYRPEWHAAEGGRGLPEGLGRRITASEYDEALREAEKAGIHRGFPRPPPTGL; encoded by the coding sequence ATGGGACGGAGAGCGTCGTCATATCTCGGCCTCCTGAAGACGGGGGAGCTTGCCCGGCGTGCCGTGGAGGCATGGGAACGCCTCTCCTCCTGCACCCTCTGCCCGCGGCAGTGCCGGGTGGACCGCCTGCACGGGGAGGTGGGTTTCTGCCGGAGCGGGAGCCTCCCGAAGCTTGCGAGTTTCGGCCCGCACTTCGGGGAAGAACCCGAACTCGTGGGGAGACATGGGTCAGGGACGATCTTTTTTTCCAACTGCACGATGCGGTGTCAATACTGTCAGAACTACGAGATCAGCCAGTGCGGCGCCGGGCGGGAGATCACCTGCGACGACCTCGCCCGCATCATGCTCGCCCTCCAGGACGACGGGTGCCACAACATCAACCTCGTCTCCCCGACCCATTTCGTCCCCCAGATCATCGCGGCGCTCCTGACCGCCGCCGGAGAGGGCCTCTCCCTCCCCCTTGTCTACAACACGGGAGGATACGACTGTGCGGCGACCATACGCCTCCTCGACGGCATCGTGGATATCTACATGCCCGACGCAAAGTACGGCGACGACGAGACCGCACGCAGACTCTCCCATGCCCCGCACTACACCCGGTACATGCAGGAGGCAGTCCTGGAGATGCACGAGCAGGTCGGCGACCTCGTCGTCGACGAGGAAGGGATCGCCGTCCGCGGTCTGATCATCCGCCACCTCGTCCTCCCTGACGGCCTTGCCGGGAGCCGCGAGGTCTTCCGCTTCATCGCGCAGGAGGTCTCGAAAGAGAGTTACGTGAACGTCATGGCCCAGTATCGGCCGGAATGGCACGCCGCAGAGGGCGGGCGCGGCCTCCCCGAAGGCCTCGGCCGCCGCATCACTGCGTCCGAGTACGACGAAGCCCTCAGAGAGGCCGAAAAGGCCGGTATCCACCGAGGGTTCCCCCGCCCGCCGCCCACAGGTTTATGA
- a CDS encoding Glu/Leu/Phe/Val dehydrogenase, with product MTEINLFETVKGHICQCAYDLSLAPDVEAILKTPMREFNFSIPVRMDTGRIRTFQAFRIQYNDARGPTKGGIRFHPDETIDTIRGLAALMAWKCALFGLPLGGAKGGIVCNPKELSEGELERLSRGYIMGVSRIVGPHTDIPAPDVYTSPKVMAWMMDEYSRIVGRTTFGVITGKPLSVGGSEGREDATARGGWYVVAEAAEDAGIDLRGATVAVQGFGNVGTHAAVLGQYLAGARVVAVSDSKGGVLNRNGLEVRRLEDHKEKTGNVSDFPGAENITNEELLALDVDILIPAALENTITAENAPRVRAKIVAEFANGPVTTDAEAVLKEKGTVIVPDLLCNAGGVVVSYYEMVQNLNMDHWNAAEVDKRLKTMMTSTYHAVHETAQKKNFTLRQAAYTIAVRNVVEAMNARGWV from the coding sequence ATGACAGAGATCAACCTCTTTGAGACCGTCAAGGGGCACATCTGCCAGTGCGCCTATGACCTCAGCCTTGCCCCGGATGTCGAGGCGATCCTGAAGACACCGATGCGAGAGTTCAACTTCTCCATCCCGGTCAGGATGGACACCGGCCGGATCAGGACATTCCAGGCATTCAGGATCCAGTACAACGACGCACGCGGGCCGACAAAAGGGGGGATACGCTTCCACCCCGACGAGACGATCGACACGATCCGTGGCCTTGCGGCACTGATGGCATGGAAATGCGCCCTTTTCGGCCTCCCTCTCGGCGGCGCGAAGGGGGGGATCGTCTGCAACCCGAAGGAACTCTCGGAGGGAGAACTCGAACGGCTGAGCCGGGGGTACATCATGGGCGTCTCCCGCATCGTCGGGCCGCACACCGACATCCCGGCCCCTGACGTCTATACCAGCCCGAAGGTCATGGCATGGATGATGGACGAGTACTCGCGGATCGTCGGAAGGACGACCTTCGGGGTGATCACCGGCAAACCCCTCTCCGTCGGCGGGTCCGAGGGGCGGGAAGACGCCACGGCGCGGGGCGGGTGGTACGTCGTCGCCGAGGCGGCAGAGGACGCGGGCATCGACCTCCGCGGGGCGACCGTGGCGGTTCAGGGTTTCGGGAACGTCGGCACCCACGCGGCCGTCCTCGGCCAGTACCTCGCCGGAGCGCGGGTGGTGGCGGTGAGCGACAGCAAAGGCGGTGTCCTGAACAGGAACGGCCTTGAGGTGAGGAGGCTCGAAGACCACAAGGAGAAGACGGGGAACGTCAGTGACTTCCCCGGCGCCGAAAATATCACCAACGAAGAACTTCTTGCCCTCGACGTGGACATCCTCATCCCCGCGGCACTGGAGAACACGATAACTGCCGAGAACGCACCGCGGGTGAGGGCAAAGATCGTGGCGGAGTTTGCCAACGGCCCTGTCACCACCGACGCCGAAGCGGTCCTGAAGGAGAAGGGGACCGTGATCGTCCCGGACCTCCTCTGCAATGCCGGCGGGGTCGTGGTTTCCTACTATGAGATGGTCCAGAACCTCAACATGGACCACTGGAACGCCGCAGAGGTGGATAAGAGACTGAAGACGATGATGACCTCCACCTATCACGCCGTCCACGAGACGGCCCAGAAGAAGAACTTCACCCTCAGGCAGGCGGCGTACACCATCGCCGTCCGCAATGTCGTCGAGGCGATGAACGCGAGGGGGTGGGTCTGA
- a CDS encoding DUF2115 domain-containing protein: MPAWLSGILGRKNVAAATGGTDLSPSLMWEEVLAPAGRERGRTEITPGEIEATCAALGAALTKADLLAALARALALYSVTDIEAMVRNFERKTETLDPAYRRRLVPKVREETVGAYHDLLLLCREGEVPEGLVAADLPAYAAMVAEACRTRVQAGKAVDLFFLKYILATFTMYVRGRPAHPPGTPFPGGLEVYEEGGEYYCPVREKEGDVPYSLCPFCPARQDTGSRALHGAGAEERIEKRGIIEESRRNYHG; this comes from the coding sequence GTGCCTGCATGGCTCTCAGGCATCCTGGGGCGAAAAAATGTGGCCGCCGCCACAGGAGGGACCGATCTTTCTCCTTCCCTGATGTGGGAGGAGGTGCTCGCTCCTGCAGGGCGGGAGCGGGGCAGGACAGAGATCACCCCCGGCGAGATCGAGGCGACCTGCGCCGCGCTCGGCGCCGCCCTGACAAAGGCGGACCTGCTTGCGGCGCTCGCCCGAGCGCTCGCCCTGTACTCGGTCACCGATATCGAGGCGATGGTGCGGAACTTCGAGAGGAAGACGGAGACGCTTGACCCCGCGTACCGCCGCCGCCTCGTACCGAAGGTGAGGGAGGAGACTGTCGGGGCATATCATGATCTCCTCCTCCTCTGCAGGGAGGGGGAGGTGCCCGAAGGCCTGGTCGCGGCCGACCTCCCGGCCTATGCGGCGATGGTCGCTGAAGCCTGCCGCACGCGGGTGCAGGCCGGAAAAGCCGTCGACCTCTTCTTTCTCAAATATATCCTCGCCACCTTCACGATGTACGTCCGCGGCCGCCCGGCGCACCCGCCGGGCACCCCCTTTCCCGGCGGGCTCGAGGTCTACGAGGAGGGTGGGGAGTACTATTGCCCTGTGCGGGAGAAGGAGGGCGACGTCCCCTACTCCCTCTGCCCCTTCTGCCCGGCGCGGCAGGACACGGGCAGCCGCGCCCTCCACGGCGCCGGTGCAGAGGAGAGGATAGAAAAAAGAGGGATCATCGAAGAGTCACGCCGGAACTACCATGGCTGA
- a CDS encoding GNAT family N-acetyltransferase, with the protein MFERVLFATDFSDDARATAARIPEIPTARDVILVHVLEPGRAPRLPLLSGPASTAGDAETALARERATLLGWGLDATDHLVEAEKGDIIGAILDLAGKERPSLIVVGARGRNIISGFFLGSVSAGVLRRAQTHVLVVHAPKNGGGKLFSRVLCPVDFSKPSLQVVSLLHRLKVPEVVLLHVITSAESEEEMEVRIRDAGDRLSGLKDRLEGEGMRVQTLLRVGPAADEICDVAAGAGVSLVLLPRLGRTDYITNIPIGSTAADVAKRARVPVCVLVPALDLDIAVRELDVREFPLVDDVWTHYRGQTADPGTDRIFGLFVEGTLASVARCRRHTDGLEVDGVFTPPEFRGRGYAKRVVAALVPACGGETLYMHSTLDLVGFYGSFGFVTIPESGLPTTIKDRYAFAMGEMAGSNVQPMMRPAGGGAL; encoded by the coding sequence ATGTTTGAGAGAGTCCTCTTCGCAACCGACTTTTCCGATGACGCACGTGCGACGGCCGCACGCATCCCCGAGATACCGACGGCGCGGGACGTGATCCTGGTCCATGTCCTCGAACCGGGGCGTGCCCCCCGCCTCCCTCTCCTCTCCGGCCCTGCGTCCACGGCCGGGGATGCGGAAACGGCACTCGCACGGGAGAGGGCCACCCTCCTCGGGTGGGGCCTCGACGCCACCGACCACCTGGTCGAGGCCGAAAAGGGGGACATCATCGGCGCCATCCTCGACCTTGCCGGGAAAGAACGGCCGTCCCTCATCGTCGTGGGTGCACGGGGCCGGAACATCATCAGCGGCTTTTTCCTGGGCAGCGTCTCGGCAGGCGTCCTGCGGAGGGCGCAGACTCACGTCCTCGTCGTCCACGCCCCAAAAAATGGTGGGGGAAAACTCTTCTCCCGCGTCCTCTGTCCTGTCGACTTCTCGAAGCCCTCCCTGCAGGTCGTCTCCCTCCTCCACCGCCTGAAGGTGCCTGAGGTGGTGCTCCTCCACGTGATCACGAGCGCCGAGAGCGAGGAGGAGATGGAGGTCAGGATCCGGGACGCCGGGGATCGCCTCTCCGGACTGAAGGACCGCCTCGAAGGCGAGGGCATGAGAGTGCAGACCCTTCTCAGGGTCGGGCCCGCGGCCGACGAGATCTGCGATGTCGCCGCGGGAGCGGGTGTTTCCCTGGTCCTGCTGCCGCGCCTCGGGCGGACTGACTATATCACGAACATTCCCATCGGGAGCACGGCCGCGGACGTCGCGAAAAGGGCGCGGGTACCGGTATGCGTCCTCGTCCCGGCTCTGGACCTCGACATCGCGGTCAGGGAACTCGACGTCCGCGAATTCCCCCTCGTCGATGATGTCTGGACACACTACCGGGGGCAGACGGCCGACCCCGGGACAGACCGGATCTTCGGCCTCTTTGTCGAGGGCACCCTCGCCTCCGTGGCCAGGTGCCGCCGCCACACCGACGGACTCGAGGTCGACGGCGTCTTCACCCCGCCGGAGTTCAGGGGGCGGGGGTATGCGAAGAGGGTGGTTGCCGCGCTCGTCCCGGCCTGCGGTGGGGAGACCCTGTACATGCACTCCACCCTCGACCTCGTCGGTTTCTACGGGAGTTTCGGCTTTGTGACGATCCCGGAGAGCGGTCTCCCGACGACGATCAAGGACAGGTACGCCTTTGCCATGGGCGAGATGGCCGGGTCGAACGTGCAGCCCATGATGCGTCCTGCCGGCGGCGGGGCGCTGTAA
- a CDS encoding SOS response-associated peptidase — MCGRFAIAAPERISVRFGAEGEDILKRPRYNAAPGQVLPIVTGDGKRRILPARWGFPGTPLIVNARAENLAERPVFARLLDGGRCLVPATGFYEWDALKRPFYFTLKEEPLFAFAGLYDRGSFVIVTTDANVLVAQVHSRMPAVLGQEREAAWLAGDDPAGLLGPVPAETMTVAPVGSRVNDPANDDPSLIAPLAQTRWW; from the coding sequence ATGTGCGGACGCTTCGCCATCGCCGCTCCCGAGAGGATCAGCGTGCGTTTCGGCGCGGAGGGGGAGGACATCCTCAAAAGACCGCGCTACAATGCCGCACCCGGCCAGGTACTCCCCATCGTTACGGGGGACGGAAAAAGGCGTATCCTCCCTGCTCGCTGGGGGTTTCCGGGCACGCCCCTGATCGTTAATGCCCGCGCGGAGAACCTCGCTGAAAGGCCGGTCTTCGCCCGCCTCCTCGACGGCGGGCGGTGCCTTGTCCCGGCCACCGGTTTCTACGAGTGGGACGCCCTGAAGAGGCCTTTCTATTTCACCTTGAAAGAGGAACCCCTCTTCGCCTTCGCGGGGCTGTACGATCGGGGGTCGTTCGTCATCGTCACGACGGACGCAAACGTGCTCGTGGCGCAGGTCCACTCCCGCATGCCCGCAGTCCTGGGGCAGGAGAGGGAGGCGGCATGGCTTGCAGGGGACGACCCCGCCGGACTCCTCGGGCCCGTCCCGGCGGAGACGATGACCGTGGCCCCTGTGGGGAGCAGGGTCAATGACCCGGCAAACGACGACCCCTCCCTCATCGCACCCCTGGCACAGACGCGGTGGTGGTGA
- a CDS encoding YigZ family protein has translation MSMQECAVVKYEVKKSRFYAHLYEIDDPSDLDGILASHGKEYRNAAHHCAAVRFLDGAVPVESFKNDREVGHPGKALLEVLKKYSLDRHVLVVSRVFGGIKLGPGGVTRAFRDAGEGAAARYARR, from the coding sequence ATGAGCATGCAGGAATGTGCGGTAGTGAAATACGAGGTGAAGAAATCGCGGTTCTACGCCCACCTCTACGAGATCGACGACCCTTCAGACCTTGACGGCATCCTTGCGTCCCATGGGAAGGAATACCGGAATGCCGCCCACCACTGTGCGGCCGTCAGGTTCCTGGACGGTGCCGTCCCTGTCGAGTCCTTCAAGAACGACCGTGAAGTGGGGCATCCGGGCAAGGCCCTCCTCGAAGTCCTGAAAAAGTACTCCCTCGACCGCCACGTCCTTGTCGTCTCCCGCGTCTTTGGCGGGATAAAACTCGGCCCCGGCGGCGTGACGCGGGCCTTCAGGGACGCGGGGGAGGGGGCGGCGGCGCGCTATGCCAGGCGGTGA
- the cutA gene encoding divalent-cation tolerance protein CutA, with the protein MKGEVVVVLCTAPTRDAERIADLIVRKGLAACVNIMGVGSIYRWEGVIQHEREELMVIKTTGELLENLTETIGGAHPYDVPEIIALPVVGGHADYLAWVRESVGRREGPHPDAGQRD; encoded by the coding sequence GTGAAGGGAGAGGTCGTCGTCGTCCTCTGCACTGCACCGACGAGGGACGCCGAGAGGATCGCCGACCTGATCGTCAGGAAGGGCCTTGCCGCCTGCGTGAACATCATGGGGGTCGGTTCCATCTACCGCTGGGAGGGAGTGATCCAGCATGAAAGGGAGGAGTTGATGGTGATCAAGACGACAGGCGAACTCCTCGAAAACCTGACAGAGACGATCGGGGGGGCCCACCCGTACGATGTCCCGGAGATCATCGCCCTCCCGGTCGTCGGCGGCCATGCCGACTACCTTGCCTGGGTGAGGGAGTCGGTCGGACGGAGGGAGGGACCTCACCCAGACGCCGGGCAAAGAGACTAA
- a CDS encoding bifunctional UDP-sugar hydrolase/5'-nucleotidase produces MKKTFSLSPGMKVGVLLFAAALLVFFVFVAASLLPQDDRKEIAIMTTADLHGHIFPYANTTGMTVGGIERIAGAKDAIARDVDGWALVSAGDDLTGPLYAAYGGEPELRSMTLAGYTAACPGNHEFDFGAAHYLNATRYAGFPLLSANLRVTDPELASVLRPSTVIEVDGIRCGFFGLITPDLAVITSPGPNVTVDPDYVGVAREEVRALREDGAEIVVALSHMGTACDEDLARQVEGIDLVVGGHDHTYVCESVGGPGGWTTVIVHDGSQGERLGVLRFAFTGDGIEDWQWETVPMDSAVVSDPAVSDYLTPFRAAMENQGQEAIGESTVAIDAVKAHLRTGEMPLGDLIADAGLAWFGEADIAVINSGGIRGDRIFPAGPITQGMLSEILPFGNEVVIVRMNGTEVRQMLEMSASALGPDSRGIQESGFLQVGGARVTIDTERPAYAAVYDGKEVQEVLCEGSRVGSVLVREGDTWVPVEDDREYIVLVNDYLAGGGDGYALFAAIPDERKLRTGITVIETVEAYVRVQTPLTPVTEGRIALAGSGAPSAMVVPA; encoded by the coding sequence GTGAAAAAAACATTCTCTCTTTCTCCCGGCATGAAGGTCGGCGTGCTCCTCTTCGCCGCCGCCCTCCTCGTCTTCTTCGTCTTCGTTGCGGCATCCCTCCTTCCTCAGGACGACAGGAAAGAGATTGCCATCATGACGACGGCAGACCTCCACGGCCACATCTTTCCCTATGCGAACACGACGGGCATGACCGTCGGCGGCATCGAGAGGATCGCGGGGGCAAAAGATGCGATCGCAAGAGACGTCGACGGGTGGGCTCTGGTCTCGGCCGGAGACGACCTGACAGGCCCCCTGTACGCCGCCTATGGCGGCGAACCCGAACTGCGGTCCATGACCCTTGCCGGATACACCGCGGCCTGTCCGGGCAACCATGAGTTCGACTTCGGGGCGGCGCACTATCTGAACGCCACCCGCTATGCCGGGTTCCCCCTCCTCTCGGCCAATCTCAGGGTCACCGATCCCGAACTCGCATCGGTGCTCAGGCCCTCCACGGTCATCGAGGTCGATGGGATACGCTGCGGCTTCTTCGGCCTGATCACCCCGGACCTCGCCGTCATCACCAGTCCCGGCCCCAATGTCACGGTCGACCCCGACTACGTGGGCGTGGCCAGGGAGGAGGTCAGGGCCCTCAGGGAGGACGGCGCCGAGATCGTCGTCGCCCTCTCGCACATGGGCACGGCCTGCGACGAGGACCTTGCCCGGCAGGTCGAAGGGATCGACCTCGTCGTCGGCGGCCACGACCACACCTATGTCTGCGAGAGCGTCGGGGGTCCGGGCGGGTGGACGACGGTCATCGTCCATGACGGCAGCCAGGGCGAGCGCCTCGGCGTCCTGAGGTTCGCGTTCACCGGGGACGGGATCGAGGACTGGCAGTGGGAGACGGTGCCGATGGACAGTGCCGTCGTGTCAGACCCCGCGGTCAGCGACTATCTCACACCCTTCAGGGCGGCGATGGAAAATCAGGGACAGGAGGCGATCGGCGAGAGCACGGTGGCGATCGACGCCGTGAAAGCGCACCTGCGCACGGGGGAGATGCCGCTCGGCGACCTGATCGCCGATGCCGGGCTTGCATGGTTCGGGGAGGCCGATATCGCCGTCATCAACAGCGGTGGTATCCGGGGAGACCGCATCTTCCCGGCAGGCCCGATCACGCAGGGCATGCTCTCGGAGATCCTTCCCTTCGGGAACGAGGTCGTCATCGTCAGAATGAACGGGACGGAGGTGCGTCAGATGCTTGAGATGAGCGCATCAGCCCTCGGCCCTGATTCCCGGGGCATTCAGGAGTCCGGGTTCCTCCAGGTCGGCGGGGCGAGAGTGACCATCGACACGGAGAGGCCGGCATATGCCGCGGTCTATGATGGAAAAGAGGTGCAGGAGGTTTTGTGCGAGGGTTCGAGAGTCGGATCGGTCCTTGTCCGTGAGGGAGATACATGGGTGCCGGTCGAGGACGATAGGGAATACATCGTCCTTGTCAACGACTATCTTGCAGGGGGAGGGGACGGGTATGCCCTCTTCGCCGCGATTCCCGATGAGAGGAAACTCCGGACAGGGATCACGGTCATCGAAACCGTCGAAGCATATGTCAGGGTGCAGACGCCCCTTACCCCGGTCACCGAGGGGAGGATCGCCCTCGCCGGGTCGGGTGCTCCCTCAGCCATGGTAGTTCCGGCGTGA
- a CDS encoding aldehyde dehydrogenase family protein, giving the protein MKQKITYVSLESDESMHQFYEAALAEIERTLGHRHPLYIGGKEFAPVDEFVVRSPIDRDIVIGHFQKAGKNEAEAAIRVAKGAFPAWSRTDPEERVETIGRVADILEEEIFALAALITLESGKTRTEAVAEVGEAIDMIRYHCLVYDRANSFVFRMTPEVRGGMNYSVMRPHGVWAVISPFNFPLDLAAGMASAALLTENTIVMKPSSAAPLSCIMLYEAFEEAGVPPGAVNLVTGPGATFGEVVTTHPDVDGIAFTGSHEAGMWLQRAFAVKQHYPKPVITEMGGKNPCIVTEKADLEKAAEGVVRAAFGYGGQKCSSTSRLYIQESVVEEFGRALIRRTADLVVGDPRRRDAFFGPLISAHALQTYEDAVALCRQDGGHILTGGEVLRDGDLARGYYVRPTIAAGLPQDHPLMKKELFVPFLCARTFTTLEEALLLANDTEYGLTAGIFSEDEDEVRYFFDTIRAGVCYANRQGGATTGAWPGYQSFGGWMASGSTGKGVGGPYYLLSFLREQARTSL; this is encoded by the coding sequence ATGAAACAGAAGATTACCTATGTATCCCTTGAATCGGACGAGAGCATGCACCAGTTCTACGAGGCGGCGCTCGCGGAGATCGAACGCACCCTCGGCCACCGCCACCCGCTCTATATCGGGGGCAAGGAGTTCGCCCCTGTCGACGAGTTCGTGGTGCGCTCGCCCATCGACCGGGACATCGTGATCGGCCACTTCCAGAAGGCAGGAAAAAACGAGGCCGAAGCCGCGATCAGGGTCGCGAAAGGGGCCTTCCCGGCATGGAGCCGGACCGATCCCGAGGAGCGTGTCGAGACCATCGGGCGCGTTGCCGACATCCTGGAGGAGGAGATCTTCGCCCTTGCGGCCCTGATCACCCTCGAATCCGGGAAGACGCGAACCGAAGCCGTCGCCGAGGTCGGCGAGGCGATCGACATGATCCGGTACCACTGTCTGGTCTACGACAGAGCCAACAGTTTCGTCTTCAGGATGACGCCCGAGGTGCGGGGCGGCATGAACTACAGCGTGATGAGGCCCCACGGCGTCTGGGCCGTCATATCGCCCTTCAACTTCCCGCTCGACCTTGCGGCCGGGATGGCGTCTGCGGCCCTGCTCACCGAGAACACCATCGTCATGAAGCCGTCGAGCGCCGCGCCTCTCTCCTGCATCATGCTGTACGAGGCATTCGAGGAGGCTGGCGTCCCGCCGGGCGCCGTCAACCTCGTCACCGGCCCGGGCGCCACCTTCGGCGAGGTCGTCACCACCCACCCGGACGTCGACGGCATCGCCTTCACCGGGTCGCATGAGGCCGGGATGTGGCTTCAGCGCGCCTTCGCCGTGAAGCAGCACTACCCGAAACCCGTGATCACCGAGATGGGGGGCAAGAACCCCTGCATCGTCACGGAGAAGGCCGACCTTGAGAAGGCCGCCGAAGGGGTTGTGCGGGCCGCCTTCGGTTATGGCGGGCAGAAGTGCAGCTCCACGTCGCGTCTCTATATCCAGGAGAGCGTGGTCGAGGAGTTCGGCCGGGCGCTGATCAGGCGGACGGCAGACCTGGTGGTCGGCGACCCGCGGCGGCGTGACGCCTTCTTCGGTCCGCTCATCTCGGCGCATGCCCTGCAGACCTACGAGGACGCCGTCGCCCTCTGCAGGCAGGACGGCGGGCATATCCTCACAGGCGGGGAGGTGCTCCGCGACGGCGACCTGGCCCGGGGCTATTATGTGCGCCCGACCATCGCCGCCGGCCTCCCGCAGGACCACCCCCTGATGAAAAAAGAACTCTTCGTGCCCTTCCTCTGCGCCCGCACCTTCACGACGCTGGAGGAGGCCCTCCTCCTCGCCAATGACACGGAGTACGGCCTGACAGCCGGCATCTTCTCCGAAGACGAGGACGAGGTCAGGTACTTCTTCGACACCATCCGTGCGGGCGTCTGCTATGCGAACAGGCAGGGCGGGGCGACGACCGGCGCCTGGCCGGGGTACCAGTCCTTCGGCGGGTGGATGGCGAGCGGTTCGACCGGCAAAGGGGTTGGAGGGCCGTATTATCTCCTCTCCTTCCTCAGGGAGCAGGCACGGACCTCCCTCTGA
- a CDS encoding cupredoxin domain-containing protein, translating into MNRRYGLLALILFIAAFALSAGCTGGQGGGTPTPTPTETVLPTITTTANETTVSTTNETPTLTTNMTANETATATVTPRPPAEPVTIALTAENLAFDRSTIEVPAGAKVTITFENKDSGVQHNFAVYETSAAEDVIFKGDLVTGPGTATYTFTAPSEPGTYFFRCDPHATRMRGDFVVT; encoded by the coding sequence ATGAATCGCAGATATGGTCTTCTGGCCCTGATCCTGTTCATCGCCGCCTTCGCCCTCTCCGCCGGGTGTACGGGCGGGCAGGGGGGAGGGACGCCGACTCCGACACCGACAGAGACAGTTCTTCCGACCATCACCACGACTGCAAACGAAACCACCGTCTCGACCACAAACGAGACACCCACCCTGACGACGAATATGACCGCAAATGAAACGGCCACAGCGACCGTCACACCGAGACCGCCCGCAGAACCGGTCACCATCGCCCTGACGGCCGAGAACCTTGCCTTCGACCGCTCCACCATCGAAGTCCCGGCAGGAGCGAAAGTCACCATCACCTTCGAGAACAAGGACTCCGGCGTCCAGCACAACTTTGCGGTCTATGAGACGAGCGCGGCCGAGGACGTGATCTTCAAAGGCGACCTTGTGACAGGGCCGGGCACGGCCACCTACACCTTCACCGCACCGTCTGAACCAGGGACGTACTTCTTCAGGTGCGACCCCCATGCCACGAGGATGCGGGGCGACTTCGTCGTCACATAA
- a CDS encoding proline dehydrogenase family protein, with translation MAGPDRRWFLPDLDAAVLWCDERNRQGISCSISPLGEYVQDRDAAREAASECRAAVRAVEAHALDASVAVKLSALGAVFDRDGCMAHLGRIMDEAKRRGVRVEIDMEGRNLVDFTLAAAGRMAGEGHRVTLAVQAYLQRAAADLGAMEEAGIRPRLVKGAYLGDTRNFELIQQQFRALAASLLSSRTPFSVGTHDPDLVEWLTAHAESRDLVEFGFLMGLADQTKTAMAADGWKVSEYVPYGRRGSIYEARRLQYLDRLRDLGRSPLP, from the coding sequence ATGGCAGGTCCTGACAGGCGCTGGTTTCTTCCCGACCTCGACGCGGCGGTGCTTTGGTGCGACGAGAGGAATCGCCAGGGCATCAGCTGCAGCATCAGCCCCCTCGGCGAGTACGTGCAGGACCGTGACGCCGCGCGGGAGGCCGCATCAGAGTGCCGTGCCGCCGTCAGGGCCGTCGAGGCGCACGCGCTCGACGCCTCGGTCGCGGTGAAACTCTCTGCTCTTGGTGCAGTCTTCGATAGGGACGGGTGCATGGCGCACCTCGGACGCATCATGGACGAGGCGAAGAGGCGAGGGGTCAGGGTGGAGATCGACATGGAAGGGCGAAACCTTGTCGACTTCACCCTTGCAGCGGCAGGACGCATGGCCGGGGAAGGGCACCGGGTGACGCTGGCCGTCCAGGCCTATCTCCAGAGGGCCGCCGCCGACCTCGGTGCGATGGAGGAGGCCGGGATCAGGCCACGGCTTGTCAAGGGAGCATATCTCGGCGACACCCGCAACTTCGAGTTGATCCAGCAGCAGTTCCGGGCCCTGGCCGCCTCACTCCTCTCCTCCCGCACACCCTTCTCGGTGGGGACCCATGACCCCGACCTTGTGGAATGGCTGACCGCCCATGCGGAGAGCCGCGACCTGGTGGAGTTCGGCTTTCTGATGGGCCTTGCCGACCAGACCAAGACGGCGATGGCCGCGGACGGCTGGAAGGTCTCCGAATACGTGCCGTACGGCCGGAGGGGATCGATATATGAGGCGCGGCGGCTGCAGTACCTCGACCGTCTCCGCGACCTCGGCCGGTCGCCCCTCCCCTGA